The Paenibacillus sp. FSL R7-0204 genome includes a region encoding these proteins:
- a CDS encoding ArsR/SmtB family transcription factor has product MKYELRIDVSPVYELLDSFMLYVTKKWTSNLDIGTDWIRDVDGRFTPAQLTALKQAAEWPFEDYDVLYAWAYSRGEASKVLQFLAELENSSLEDCLRRTDPFFHTFTAEECARIKNGYTPLLRIWYEHYFRHVEHTLLPLLIEDASEKKMLESKMDMVPLIEYASGGIVIEDIPGLETIVLLPTVHNRPINTYCFFKNLMLVQYPVDVPSDNEEEPPTVLLRLTQALSDPTRLRLLRFVANEPKTLWEMQSELNLSREMLMHHLLSLRVAGLLRVHLRGEGTERYSIRPDGASELQMFLESYIRI; this is encoded by the coding sequence ATGAAGTATGAACTGAGGATTGATGTTTCCCCCGTATACGAACTGCTGGACAGTTTCATGTTATATGTAACCAAGAAATGGACCTCCAACCTGGACATCGGCACCGACTGGATCCGGGATGTGGACGGCCGTTTCACCCCCGCGCAGCTGACTGCACTGAAGCAGGCCGCCGAATGGCCGTTCGAAGATTATGATGTACTCTACGCCTGGGCCTACAGCCGGGGCGAGGCTTCCAAGGTGCTGCAGTTCCTGGCTGAGCTGGAGAACTCTTCACTTGAGGACTGCCTCCGGCGGACCGACCCGTTCTTCCATACCTTCACGGCCGAGGAGTGCGCACGGATTAAGAACGGATATACGCCACTTTTGCGGATATGGTATGAGCATTATTTCCGCCATGTGGAGCATACCCTGCTGCCGCTGCTGATTGAAGACGCCTCCGAGAAAAAAATGCTGGAGAGCAAAATGGACATGGTCCCGCTGATCGAATATGCTTCCGGCGGAATTGTCATTGAGGACATTCCCGGGCTGGAGACGATTGTGCTGCTGCCTACCGTGCATAACCGGCCGATCAACACGTATTGCTTCTTCAAAAACCTGATGCTGGTGCAATATCCGGTAGATGTCCCTTCAGACAATGAGGAGGAACCGCCCACGGTGCTGCTTCGTTTAACACAGGCTCTCTCTGACCCTACCCGGCTGAGACTGCTGCGATTCGTGGCAAATGAACCGAAGACGCTGTGGGAGATGCAGTCCGAGCTGAACCTGTCCCGGGAGATGCTGATGCATCATCTGCTTAGTCTGCGGGTCGCAGGGCTGCTGCGGGTTCATTTGCGCGGTGAAGGCACCGAACGCTACAGCATACGCCCTGACGGGGCCTCGGAGCTCCAGATGTTTCTGGAGTCTTACATCCGTATCTAA
- a CDS encoding MFS transporter, which produces MPHGQSGRMNYSILIAVIILAGLSQGMLLPVLSILLEQEGVSSSLNGLNAAALYVGSFAMTLIAERVLGAIGFKKLIAAGLALVLVSLLLFPLLTGVKIWFVLRVLVGIGDSAVNYAAQLWVLLMTPAEHRGRNLSLYGMSYGLGFSLGPLGISLLRFGQSAPFLITALLFVIVLLIVGFKLPDSRPEAMDHSEGQASRFGRSYRLAWYALIPALLYGYMEASLNSSFPVYGLRTGFSADQIAALLPFAGIGGLLLQLPLGIWSDRFGRKAILIAAGTGGGLAFTLLPLTGEHFLLTLLVLMVAGGLVGSFFSLGLSYAADILPRKLLPAANVVASFHYSLGSIAGPGIGGLLLQFGWGGNVFAVMGGLYIVFGLAGLLFSPRKTI; this is translated from the coding sequence ATGCCGCATGGACAGAGCGGTAGGATGAATTATTCGATTTTGATTGCCGTGATTATTCTGGCAGGGCTTAGCCAGGGGATGCTGCTGCCGGTCTTATCCATTCTGCTGGAGCAGGAGGGCGTATCGTCCTCATTGAACGGACTTAACGCGGCTGCGCTGTATGTAGGCTCATTTGCCATGACCCTGATTGCGGAACGGGTGCTTGGCGCCATCGGCTTCAAGAAGCTGATCGCTGCCGGTCTCGCGCTGGTGCTGGTATCACTGCTGCTGTTCCCGCTCCTTACCGGCGTGAAGATCTGGTTCGTGCTCCGCGTGCTTGTCGGGATCGGTGATTCGGCGGTTAACTACGCCGCGCAGCTCTGGGTGCTGCTCATGACACCGGCAGAGCACCGTGGACGGAACCTGTCGCTTTACGGGATGTCCTACGGCCTGGGCTTCAGCCTAGGACCGCTGGGTATCAGCCTGCTGCGGTTCGGACAGTCCGCACCGTTCCTGATTACAGCGCTGCTGTTCGTAATCGTGCTGCTGATTGTCGGCTTCAAGCTGCCTGACTCACGGCCGGAAGCTATGGATCACAGCGAAGGCCAGGCGAGCAGGTTCGGCCGGAGCTACCGGCTTGCTTGGTATGCGCTGATTCCAGCGCTGCTATACGGCTATATGGAAGCCAGCCTGAACAGCAGCTTCCCGGTATACGGGCTGCGCACCGGGTTCAGTGCAGACCAGATTGCCGCTCTGCTGCCCTTTGCAGGCATAGGGGGCCTGCTGCTCCAGCTGCCGCTCGGCATATGGAGTGACCGCTTTGGCCGCAAGGCCATTCTGATTGCTGCGGGGACAGGAGGAGGCCTCGCCTTCACGCTGCTTCCGCTTACCGGCGAGCATTTCCTGCTCACCCTGCTGGTGCTGATGGTGGCCGGGGGACTAGTCGGCTCCTTTTTCTCGCTGGGGTTAAGCTATGCCGCCGATATCCTGCCGCGCAAGCTGCTTCCCGCTGCCAATGTAGTCGCTTCCTTCCATTATAGTCTGGGAAGTATAGCGGGTCCGGGCATCGGCGGGCTGCTGCTGCAATTCGGCTGGGGCGGCAATGTATTTGCCGTGATGGGCGGCCTGTATATTGTATTTGGGCTGGCAGGGTTATTGTTCTCGCCACGGAAGACGATATGA
- a CDS encoding phosphonate ABC transporter ATP-binding protein, which produces MITVEHLAKAVGEDKTPVLQDIGFQLEPGEFVALLGASGSGKSTLLRCLALREKWDRGNFRVDGQDIMKSPFAGKRKIRREWAYLEQNAELNPNRTALKNVLIGQASQTPLWRMATGMVRSDDYMGAMDQLDLLGLLDKAKLKSGQLSGGERQRVAIARALVHGAKVILADEPVTGLDPKTAENVLETLRNLCKETGLTVLTVLPIELAERYASRLWVLEDGRIKHDVKGRRLTSQERLHL; this is translated from the coding sequence ATGATTACAGTTGAACATTTGGCCAAAGCGGTCGGGGAAGATAAAACACCAGTGCTTCAGGATATCGGATTTCAATTAGAACCGGGAGAATTTGTAGCGCTGCTGGGAGCCAGCGGCAGCGGGAAATCAACACTGCTGCGCTGCCTTGCCCTGCGTGAGAAGTGGGACAGAGGGAATTTCAGGGTAGATGGGCAGGATATTATGAAGAGCCCCTTCGCCGGCAAACGTAAGATCCGCCGGGAATGGGCCTATCTGGAGCAGAATGCGGAGCTGAATCCGAACCGCACTGCACTCAAGAATGTGCTGATTGGACAAGCCTCCCAGACGCCGCTGTGGCGGATGGCTACAGGCATGGTCCGCTCAGATGATTATATGGGGGCGATGGACCAGCTCGATCTGCTAGGATTGCTGGACAAGGCCAAGCTGAAGTCCGGCCAGCTCAGCGGCGGTGAACGTCAGCGTGTAGCCATTGCCCGGGCACTGGTCCACGGCGCCAAGGTCATCCTGGCAGATGAGCCGGTGACTGGACTTGACCCCAAGACTGCGGAGAATGTGCTGGAGACCCTCCGCAATCTGTGCAAGGAGACAGGCCTTACCGTGCTTACGGTGCTGCCGATTGAGCTGGCCGAGCGTTACGCCAGCCGTCTGTGGGTGCTGGAGGACGGAAGAATTAAGCATGATGTCAAAGGACGCCGGCTGACCTCACAGGAGCGGCTGCATCTGTGA
- a CDS encoding response regulator transcription factor encodes MSKVLILEDEESIRSFIVINLKRNGFEVLEAADGNEALHKLTTIHDIDIALLDVMVPGIDGFEVCRRIRETNERLGIIFLTAKVQEQDKVYALSVGADDHVSKPFSPTELIARIQSLLRRVNVHREQSAKVSFQSGPFTLDLISKQFKRSGEAIELTPTEFSLVQFFLEKENTPLSRDSLLDHVWGKEYMGDPKIVDVNIRRLRQKIENNPSEPEYLQTVWGHGYKWKGQVQ; translated from the coding sequence ATGAGTAAAGTACTGATATTGGAGGATGAAGAGTCCATCCGCAGTTTTATTGTCATTAACCTGAAGCGCAACGGCTTTGAGGTGCTGGAGGCGGCAGACGGTAACGAGGCGCTGCACAAGCTGACCACTATACATGATATTGATATCGCCTTGCTGGATGTGATGGTGCCCGGCATCGACGGCTTTGAGGTATGCAGACGCATCCGGGAGACCAATGAACGGCTGGGCATTATTTTCTTGACAGCCAAGGTACAGGAGCAGGACAAGGTCTATGCACTGTCCGTAGGGGCAGATGACCATGTCAGTAAGCCTTTCAGTCCCACTGAGCTGATCGCACGTATCCAATCGCTGCTGCGCCGGGTCAATGTTCACCGCGAGCAGTCAGCCAAGGTATCGTTCCAGTCGGGTCCGTTCACCCTGGATCTGATCTCCAAGCAGTTCAAGCGGAGCGGGGAAGCCATTGAGCTTACCCCAACAGAGTTCTCTCTGGTGCAGTTCTTCCTGGAGAAAGAAAATACACCGCTCAGCCGTGACTCCTTGCTTGATCATGTCTGGGGCAAGGAATATATGGGGGACCCTAAGATCGTTGACGTCAATATCCGCCGCTTGCGCCAAAAAATCGAGAATAATCCATCGGAGCCTGAATACCTGCAGACGGTGTGGGGACACGGCTATAAATGGAAAGGCCAGGTACAATGA
- a CDS encoding sensor histidine kinase, with protein sequence MIKKGMRRQIVLHYILVVFVALLLVETIFLLSIRTYYYNSIYSKITTHISVAETLVKYEFSGDRSQAQLQKLLRLFNVEFTELEVLTLKGDIITSSTGFQPDRTITTSDVPEAVGGSIGRWVGRQAGTNENVMAVSKMVQITAHDTYVLRYLTSMEGVNSNLLNLTLLSIGIGVAVLTIVLLLSFGLANSIVRPLNNITAVSVQMAKGKFTTRIKGDYRYEIGELASTLNYMADEIVRSNQIKDDFISSISHELRTPLTSIKGWSETLVSGGYDPEETKLGVGIISRESDRLIGLVEEILDFSKLQQNEMKLSMGQVDIKVLLQETLLNIWAKAEKKRIHLLLECEETIFIKGDANRLKQVFLNLVDNAVKFSPEDSSIVLSAERLSGTEMAVTVRDSGIGISEAHLSRVRDRFFQVDALNGGTGLGLAISQQIVELHNGKLEMDSELGKGTQVTVILPLDDSQQGNARLINSSTT encoded by the coding sequence ATGATTAAGAAGGGGATGCGCAGACAGATCGTACTGCACTATATTCTTGTAGTCTTTGTAGCGCTTCTCCTGGTCGAGACGATCTTCCTTCTGTCGATTCGCACCTATTATTACAACAGTATCTACAGCAAAATCACCACGCATATCAGTGTGGCCGAGACATTGGTGAAATATGAATTTTCAGGAGACAGGTCACAGGCCCAGCTGCAGAAGCTGCTTCGATTATTCAATGTGGAGTTTACTGAGCTTGAGGTCCTAACGCTTAAAGGGGATATTATTACCAGCTCAACCGGGTTCCAGCCGGACCGGACGATTACCACCAGTGATGTTCCCGAGGCAGTAGGCGGTAGTATCGGACGTTGGGTGGGCCGCCAGGCCGGTACCAATGAGAATGTCATGGCAGTATCCAAAATGGTGCAGATCACTGCTCATGACACCTATGTCCTGCGCTATCTGACGTCGATGGAGGGCGTGAACAGTAATCTGCTTAACCTAACTTTGCTCTCCATTGGCATCGGTGTGGCAGTCCTCACCATCGTACTGTTGCTCAGCTTCGGGCTCGCCAATTCGATTGTGCGTCCGCTGAATAATATAACGGCGGTGTCGGTGCAGATGGCGAAGGGCAAGTTCACGACCCGGATCAAAGGTGATTACCGGTACGAGATCGGCGAACTCGCTTCAACGCTCAACTATATGGCGGACGAGATTGTCCGCAGCAACCAGATCAAGGATGATTTCATCTCCTCGATCTCTCATGAGCTGCGCACTCCGCTGACCAGCATCAAGGGCTGGAGCGAGACGCTGGTCTCCGGGGGCTATGACCCTGAAGAGACCAAGCTTGGGGTCGGAATTATCTCCAGGGAGAGTGACCGGCTAATCGGGCTGGTGGAAGAAATCCTCGACTTCTCGAAGCTGCAACAGAACGAAATGAAGCTGTCGATGGGGCAGGTGGATATTAAGGTTCTGCTGCAGGAGACGCTGCTCAATATTTGGGCCAAGGCTGAGAAGAAACGGATTCATCTGCTGCTGGAATGTGAGGAGACGATCTTCATCAAGGGGGATGCCAACCGCCTCAAGCAGGTCTTCCTCAATCTGGTGGATAATGCGGTGAAGTTCTCGCCGGAGGATTCCAGCATCGTGCTGTCGGCGGAGCGTCTATCCGGTACTGAGATGGCTGTCACTGTTCGTGACAGCGGTATTGGAATCAGTGAAGCGCATCTGTCCAGAGTGCGGGACCGCTTCTTCCAGGTCGATGCCCTTAACGGGGGTACGGGCCTCGGGCTGGCGATCTCCCAGCAGATTGTGGAGCTTCATAACGGCAAGCTGGAAATGGACAGTGAGCTTGGCAAGGGTACTCAGGTTACCGTCATTCTGCCGCTGGATGACAGCCAGCAGGGGAATGCTCGCTTGATTAATTCATCAACAACTTGA
- a CDS encoding glucose-1-phosphate adenylyltransferase — protein MSKKECIAMLLAGGEGRRLAPLTTSMAKPAVPFGGQYRIIDFPLSNCVNSKIDTIGVLTQYEAESLHQHIGEGEPWGLHSRSDRGVKLLPSGIEGRDSYTGTADAIYKNIEYIDSQNPEHVLILSGDHIYHMDYRKMLDYHITKSAKATISVMEVPWDEASRFGVMNVDEDFKISEFAEKPKAPKSNLASMGIYLFEWSYLKAHLLQDAANAESGHDFGKDVIPSMLDASDELFAYRFEGYWRDVGTVGSLWEAHMDLLQEDGFQLDNSRWPMYSRAQRTKLAAIRPRTQAASADCLIHDTCQLEGSPQRSVIFSGVEIGKQSRIKQSVVMPGARIGRSVLIEHAIIGEGAVIKDGAVIKGSADNIVVVGPHEIVAAKPLVRTQPARLLQEVYEKAGRLRAEGMPS, from the coding sequence ATGAGTAAGAAAGAATGTATCGCCATGCTTCTGGCAGGCGGGGAAGGCCGCAGATTGGCCCCGTTGACTACCAGCATGGCTAAGCCTGCAGTCCCTTTCGGCGGACAGTACCGGATTATTGATTTTCCCCTCAGCAACTGTGTGAATTCCAAGATTGATACCATCGGAGTACTGACTCAGTACGAAGCAGAATCCTTGCATCAGCATATCGGTGAAGGCGAGCCTTGGGGGCTGCATAGCCGCAGTGACCGGGGTGTAAAGCTGCTCCCTTCAGGGATTGAAGGCAGAGACAGCTATACAGGCACCGCCGATGCTATTTATAAGAATATTGAATATATAGACAGTCAGAACCCGGAGCATGTACTTATCCTGTCGGGAGACCATATCTACCACATGGACTACCGCAAAATGCTCGATTATCACATCACCAAGTCTGCGAAGGCAACGATATCGGTGATGGAGGTTCCTTGGGATGAAGCGAGCCGCTTCGGCGTGATGAACGTGGATGAAGATTTCAAGATCTCCGAATTTGCCGAGAAACCAAAAGCTCCGAAGAGCAACCTGGCGTCAATGGGCATCTATCTGTTTGAGTGGTCCTATTTGAAGGCTCATTTACTGCAGGATGCTGCGAATGCGGAGTCCGGTCATGATTTCGGTAAGGATGTTATTCCGTCCATGCTGGATGCGAGCGATGAACTGTTCGCTTACCGCTTCGAAGGCTACTGGAGAGATGTGGGTACCGTTGGCAGCCTCTGGGAAGCTCATATGGATCTTCTGCAAGAGGATGGCTTCCAGCTTGATAACTCCCGCTGGCCGATGTACAGCCGGGCACAACGCACCAAACTGGCTGCGATCAGACCCCGCACTCAAGCTGCTTCAGCAGACTGCCTGATTCACGACACCTGCCAGCTCGAAGGCAGCCCGCAGCGCTCGGTCATCTTCAGCGGTGTGGAGATCGGCAAGCAGAGCAGAATCAAGCAGAGCGTGGTAATGCCGGGTGCCCGTATTGGACGCAGTGTTCTGATTGAACACGCCATTATCGGTGAAGGTGCTGTGATCAAGGACGGCGCTGTAATCAAAGGCAGTGCAGACAACATCGTGGTTGTCGGCCCGCATGAGATTGTAGCTGCCAAGCCGCTGGTCCGTACTCAGCCTGCCCGCCTGCTTCAGGAGGTCTATGAAAAGGCCGGCCGTCTGCGCGCGGAAGGAATGCCTTCATAA
- the glgB gene encoding 1,4-alpha-glucan branching protein GlgB — protein MLGAHIAVQEGQAGVRFTVWAPHAAYVGLAGDHNSWDGTSDLDTLYKIPDSGFWSRFFPGIAPGTFYKYRITGADGTSFLKADPYAFHAEVRPATASVVANLDGYKWGDAAWRRKSKGPYQAPMNIYEMHLGTWRQKEDGELYTYREISSLLIPYLSEMSYTHVEFMPLAEHPYDLSWGYQGTGYFAATSRFGEPQDLMYLIDQLHQAGIGVILDWVPAHFAKDAHGLRLFDGSPLYEYADPMLAEKPGWGTLSFDFSKPEISSFLISNALFWFEKYHIDGMRVDAVTSMLRLDFEKEHHQYRTNEHGGLENLEAIRFIQQLNQAIFQYYPKALMMAEESSAWPGVTSPVHEGGLGFNYKWNMGWMNDTLGYIERAFDSRPYHHNLLTFPICYAYAENYTLPLSHDEVVHGKKSLLDKMPGSYEQKFAGLRQLLGYQISHPGKKLLFMGGEFGQFIEWKDQDQLDWLLLDYESHRRMQAYTAALNKLYLAEKALWELDHDVAGYQWIDADDSGQSVVSYIRRGKRPVDTLLIIINFQPAERRHYRIGVPRPGVYEELFSSESNEYGGSGFHNEPLKSTRTEWHNQVNSIELTLPPLSFLMLKKSGRKTV, from the coding sequence ATGCTTGGCGCGCACATTGCCGTCCAAGAAGGGCAGGCGGGCGTTCGCTTTACCGTGTGGGCTCCTCATGCGGCATATGTAGGATTGGCGGGAGATCATAACAGCTGGGATGGAACATCCGATCTTGATACGTTATATAAGATACCCGATTCAGGATTTTGGAGTCGTTTTTTCCCGGGAATAGCGCCGGGAACTTTTTACAAATACAGGATTACAGGAGCAGATGGTACAAGCTTCCTCAAAGCAGACCCATATGCCTTCCACGCTGAAGTGCGTCCGGCTACAGCATCCGTTGTGGCGAACCTGGACGGCTACAAATGGGGGGATGCCGCATGGCGGCGGAAGAGTAAAGGTCCTTATCAGGCACCTATGAACATTTATGAAATGCATCTGGGCACCTGGCGGCAAAAGGAAGACGGCGAACTCTATACTTATCGGGAGATCAGCAGTCTGCTGATTCCTTACCTGAGTGAAATGAGCTATACCCATGTGGAGTTCATGCCGCTGGCTGAACATCCTTATGATCTGTCCTGGGGCTACCAGGGAACCGGTTATTTTGCCGCTACCAGCCGTTTTGGAGAGCCGCAGGATCTGATGTACCTGATCGATCAGCTGCATCAGGCAGGCATCGGGGTCATTCTGGACTGGGTTCCGGCCCATTTTGCCAAGGATGCCCATGGTCTGCGCTTGTTCGACGGTTCGCCGCTGTATGAGTATGCCGATCCGATGCTGGCGGAGAAGCCGGGCTGGGGCACCCTGTCTTTTGACTTTAGCAAGCCTGAAATCTCATCGTTCCTGATCTCCAATGCCTTGTTCTGGTTCGAGAAGTATCATATTGACGGCATGCGCGTGGACGCGGTTACGAGTATGCTGCGGCTTGATTTCGAGAAGGAACACCATCAGTACCGGACGAATGAGCATGGCGGGCTGGAGAATCTGGAAGCCATCCGGTTCATTCAGCAGCTTAATCAGGCGATTTTCCAGTATTATCCGAAGGCGCTCATGATGGCGGAAGAATCCAGTGCCTGGCCGGGCGTAACTTCGCCGGTGCATGAAGGCGGTCTGGGCTTCAACTATAAATGGAATATGGGCTGGATGAATGACACCTTGGGCTACATAGAACGTGCTTTCGATTCGCGCCCTTATCATCATAATTTGTTGACCTTCCCGATATGCTATGCGTATGCAGAGAACTACACACTGCCGCTGTCACATGATGAGGTGGTGCACGGCAAGAAGTCGCTGCTGGACAAAATGCCGGGGTCCTATGAGCAGAAATTCGCCGGTCTGCGCCAGCTTCTCGGATATCAGATCAGCCATCCGGGCAAGAAGCTGCTGTTCATGGGCGGAGAGTTCGGGCAATTCATTGAATGGAAGGATCAGGATCAGCTCGACTGGCTGCTGCTGGATTATGAGAGCCACCGGCGGATGCAGGCCTATACGGCTGCGCTGAATAAGCTATACCTTGCCGAAAAAGCGCTGTGGGAGCTAGATCATGATGTGGCAGGCTACCAGTGGATTGATGCCGATGACAGCGGGCAGAGTGTCGTATCCTATATCCGTAGAGGCAAACGTCCGGTAGACACGCTGCTGATTATCATCAACTTCCAGCCGGCCGAGCGCCGCCATTACCGTATCGGCGTGCCGCGTCCGGGTGTTTATGAAGAGTTATTTAGCTCGGAGAGCAACGAATACGGCGGATCGGGCTTCCATAATGAGCCGCTGAAAAGCACCAGGACAGAGTGGCATAATCAGGTGAACAGTATAGAGCTGACCCTGCCGCCACTTAGCTTCTTGATGCTTAAGAAGTCAGGCCGCAAGACCGTTTAA
- the glgA gene encoding glycogen synthase GlgA yields the protein MKVLFAAAEAHPFIKTGGLADVIGALPKALKAAGVDVRVILPKYKGIPEKYSAQMEHVATLEVPIGWRNQYCGIEKVVFEGIPVYFVDNEYYFGRDGIYGYMDDGERFAYFNRAVLECLPAISFQPDVIHCHDWHAAVVPLLLQAHYRHNPFYSEMRTVFTIHNLLYQGVFPYTVLGELLGLDDSYFLGVEYYGNVNYMKGGIVYSDHVTTVSPTYADEIRTPYYGYGLDGLLTARSDALSGIVNGIDTKSYNPSSDTAIFTKYRSNLAKKAENKLGLQQELGLPVAPYIPMVAMVTRLVDSKGLDLLTRVLDELLYYDDIQFVLLGTGDEVYERWFREAQWRYPTKLSSQITFSDALSRKIYAASDIFLMPSKFEPCGISQLLALRYGSIPVVRETGGLNDTVQAYNEYTGEGNGFTFKDYNAHDMMHTLRRAVSFYHKPEHWKKVAKNAFSGDYSWNVSAQQYIDIYNKITVTAAE from the coding sequence ATGAAAGTATTATTTGCCGCGGCGGAAGCCCATCCATTTATCAAAACAGGCGGACTGGCCGATGTCATCGGCGCTTTGCCGAAAGCTCTCAAGGCGGCCGGGGTCGATGTCCGGGTAATTTTGCCCAAATACAAAGGAATTCCTGAGAAGTATTCCGCTCAGATGGAGCATGTCGCTACGCTTGAGGTCCCGATTGGCTGGCGAAATCAGTATTGCGGGATCGAAAAGGTCGTGTTTGAAGGGATTCCCGTCTATTTCGTTGACAATGAGTATTATTTCGGCCGTGACGGGATTTATGGCTATATGGATGATGGCGAGCGCTTCGCGTACTTCAACCGGGCTGTGCTGGAATGTCTGCCGGCGATTAGCTTCCAGCCGGATGTGATTCATTGCCATGACTGGCATGCTGCGGTAGTTCCGCTGCTGCTGCAGGCGCACTACCGGCATAATCCGTTCTACAGTGAGATGCGTACGGTATTCACCATACATAATCTCCTGTATCAGGGAGTCTTTCCGTATACGGTGCTGGGTGAGCTGCTGGGTCTGGATGACAGCTATTTCCTGGGCGTGGAGTATTACGGGAATGTGAATTATATGAAGGGCGGGATTGTCTACAGTGATCATGTCACTACCGTCAGCCCGACCTATGCCGATGAGATTCGGACCCCGTACTATGGGTATGGTCTCGATGGCCTCCTGACTGCACGCTCTGACGCGCTCAGCGGCATTGTGAACGGAATTGATACCAAGAGCTATAATCCGTCCAGTGACACGGCAATCTTCACCAAGTACCGCTCCAACCTGGCCAAAAAAGCCGAGAACAAGCTGGGACTCCAGCAGGAGCTTGGATTGCCGGTTGCCCCTTACATTCCAATGGTAGCTATGGTTACGCGTCTGGTGGATTCCAAAGGACTGGATCTGCTGACCCGTGTGCTGGATGAGCTGCTGTACTATGATGACATTCAGTTCGTGCTGCTGGGAACAGGGGATGAGGTCTACGAACGCTGGTTCCGCGAGGCCCAGTGGCGTTATCCGACCAAGCTGTCGTCACAGATTACCTTCAGTGATGCCTTGTCCCGCAAAATCTACGCCGCCAGCGACATCTTCCTGATGCCGTCCAAATTCGAGCCTTGCGGCATCAGCCAGCTGCTGGCATTGCGTTACGGCAGCATTCCGGTGGTCCGTGAGACAGGCGGGCTGAACGATACCGTGCAGGCGTACAACGAATATACCGGAGAAGGCAACGGCTTCACCTTCAAGGATTATAACGCCCATGATATGATGCACACGCTCCGCCGCGCCGTATCGTTCTACCATAAGCCCGAGCACTGGAAAAAAGTAGCCAAAAACGCATTCTCCGGCGACTACAGCTGGAACGTATCCGCACAGCAGTACATTGATATTTATAACAAGATTACTGTGACTGCAGCGGAATAG
- a CDS encoding nuclear transport factor 2 family protein, which yields MIEREQRIRQYFDSWINKDSSMLSTIFDPNIVYTESYGPQYRGFDTLLLWFEDWNTHGTVLNWTIKHYFLQPIAKNPPGNCGSSYVREPAIHVQQKKASLSSS from the coding sequence ATGATTGAACGTGAGCAGCGGATCAGACAATATTTTGATTCCTGGATCAACAAGGACAGCTCTATGTTAAGCACCATCTTCGATCCGAACATCGTGTATACCGAAAGCTACGGTCCTCAGTATCGGGGATTTGACACCCTGTTATTGTGGTTCGAGGACTGGAATACGCATGGTACGGTATTGAACTGGACGATCAAGCACTATTTCCTCCAGCCAATCGCTAAAAATCCCCCTGGTAATTGTGGTTCCTCATATGTTAGGGAGCCAGCCATCCATGTGCAACAAAAAAAGGCATCCCTTAGTTCATCATGA